The Coleofasciculus chthonoplastes PCC 7420 DNA window TAAATCAATATAGAGAGAATAACCGATTACCGCATCAGCCTGCGAGAGTGCCGTTTTTGCGGCTGGTGTTATTTGGTCTAACTGTCCGGGTCCCATACCCACCAACAACAGTTGTCCAATTCTACCCGTATACTCTTGTTCCGCCACAGCAATCGCCACCGTTACCGCCCCGGGTTGATCATCTGCCCGCACAATTTGTTTTTTTACCAGTAGGTTCGTAGTCGGTACGTTAGTGTCAGAAGCGCTAAAGCGCTCACTACAAGCGCTAAAGCGCTCACTACATACTAAGGCGGCGGCTTCTGCCACACTGGGACTACCCACTGCCTGATCCACCACTGTTGATGGCGTAGGCACCGTTACCGATCGCAATACCTTCGCCGGAAAGGTTCGCAAGGGAAAATCATGGGCTTGACAAAATTCCACCAATCCCACTTCCGAGGCTTTAATATCAATCGTGGCAATTCCCGCGATCGCACTTAGGGCTAGATGATGCCGTTGACAGGTTTGAATGATCGCCGTTTCGATTAATTCTCTAGAGGTTCCCCGTTCACACCCAATCCCCACCCATAATACCCGTGGATGCCATTGCACCTTGGGTAAATCCGAGTCTGGAGAAAAGCGACGCTGAGTAAAACTAATCCAAATCCGGGCATTAATTGATTGGGAATTGGCTGAATTAACATCAACTGTCTCTTCATCAGCATCGAAAACAAAGGGATGTCCTGAGGGGAGGTGATTTTGCCACAACGTCGAACCCACCTCTTGGATGACTTCAACCCGTTCACCTTTGGCTACGGCGGCGCTGACACCCGTCCAATCTCCCTCTCCCCGTTGCCAACCGAAGGGAATACCTACCATATCGACAGCCGGTAAATTTAACCCTGTAGAACCCCCAGTTAAAATAGGAGTCGCCCCTAGTTGTAAGGCAATCATCCGCGTCAGTTGATCAGCTTTCCCTTGATGTCCACTGCATAAACTAATGACAAACTGCCCGGTTTCATCGACAACGATAACCGCTGGATCAGAGGATTTATCCTGTAAAAGTGGGGCAATAAGGCGCACTACCGCCCCCGTTGCTAATCCAAAAATAAAAGCGCGATGATTTTGCCAAAGGGAGGCGATATGGGATTTAAGAGAACCCTGATAGAACGATACTGTGGGATCATTGTTCTGTTCAGAGGTATGAAGAGACTCAGGAAGCCACAACGTCCCCCCGGCGCTATGGCACAGAGGCTGTAGGGTTTGGGCGGCGGTAGGAGTGGTTGCGATCGCCACTAGGGGATGAAAGTCTTGAAATAGTAACACAGGTCTTTATAATATCGATTTAATCATAGCAGTTAGTGGTCAAAGAAAGGACGCACATTTATTATCCATATCAACTTCAGGGTAAAACGTCCCCCTTTTTCGATCCCCCTTCCGTCCCCCTTCAGATCCCCCTCTTCCCTTATAGATCCCCCTTCCGTCCCCCTTAAAAAGGGGGAGACCAAAGGATGCTTCGCGTTTTGTTCCATGGGGAAGCCAGAGGATGCTTCGCTTTTTTTTGCACGGGGAAGCCAGCGGATGCTTCGCGTTTTGTTCCATGGGGGAGACCAGATGTTGCTTAGCTTTTTTTGCACGGGGAAGCCAAAGGATGCTTCACATTTTGTGATGCCAAAAAAACAGAAATTATTCAAAGTCCCCCTTTTTAAGGGGGATTTAGGGGGATCTAAACGTTGAGTGCTAGTCCGGTTATTGACAAATGTGGTGGTTTTCTGAGAGACTTACTTCATAATGGGAAAATGTGCCCGCCTGTAGGGTCGAATTTCATCCCTATTCAACAAAACTTCTTCTCCTCTAAGTAACTCCCCTAATTGTCCTGACTAGGAGCAAAATCTCTGAATCAGTTAAATACGCCCGGAAAACGGGATGCTGCTGACAGGGATTGACGACTCCTTATGAATCGACAGGCTTTGATCGTTGGGATTAATACTTACGATACTCAGCACCTGAAAAACTTGACATCACCGACAAAGGATGCAAATGCGATCGCGCAACTCCTGATTGATCGCGGTAATGTCGAAGTCAGGCGGATTCCGGCTTTTAACACTCCTGTTGATTCAACCACCCCGATTCGAGTTACCCTGACTCAACTTGAAGCCGCATTAGTGCAACTCTTGTTACCAGAAGGAAACACAATTCCCGATACGGTTCTGCTGTATTTCTCTGGCTATGGACTCTGCAAAAACCAAGATAGACAAACCAGTTTTTTAGCCACCAGCGATATTAACCCAAATCGCGGTAACTGGGGATTGTCTCTGTCATGGCTGCGTGACTTGTTGCAACAAAGTCCAGTTCGAGAGCAAATTATTTGGTTAGATTGCTATTGTAACGATGAAGGATTTGACCTCACCCAAGCTGATCCGGGATATCGGGGTCAGGGATACAGTCGTTGTTTTATCGCCACCTGTCAGTCACAAAGGGATGGGGAGAGGGGAAAATGGGGAGACAAGGATAACCTGCAAACACGACAACTGAATCCGACTGAATCGAATCATTACAGTCAGTTGGCGTCCATTCTATTATTAGGACTCGATTCCAGCAAGCATCCCCCTGGCTGGGTGACCAACTATACCCTAGTAGAATTAATTAATCAATTGTCCCCACCCCTAATTTTTGCTAACGCCGGGAATCCGATTCTGTTAATCCGTACCCGTGAAACTGACCCAGAATCTTTACCCGCTTTACCCCCCAGCGCACCTGAACGGTTTTGTCCTTATAAAGGTTTAGCCTATTTTGACTACAAAAATGAAGATCCCCAGTATTTTTATGGGCGAGAGACGTTAACAGATAAACTCCTCGAACATATCCGCACCAACAATTTCCTGGCGGTAATCGGAACCTGTGGTAGTGGCAAATCTTCGCTAATTCGCGCCGGACTTTTGCATCAGCTTCAACGGGGACAACGCTTATCAGGAACTCAGGAATGGCTAACTTTAATTTTTCAACCCGGTGAACATCCTCTCCAGAATTTAGCCCGATCCTTTATCAATCCCCATAACCCAGAACGCGACTATCAGTTTGCACAAACCATGAAACTGATCCAAATGGGGGCGGTAGGATTAGGAATTGTGGTGCGGACAAGGGCTGAAAAGCAACGGTTAGTGCTGGTAGTCGATCAATTTGAACAGGTGTTTACTTGTTGTCAGGATGAAACCGAACGACAACAGTTTTTTGATTGTTTGTTGGGTGGACTAGAACGTACCGATAATCAACTTTGTCTGGTTATCGGGATGCGAACGGATTTTTTAAGTCATTGTGCAACTTATCCAGAATTGATCCAAAAGATTCAGGCGCTGATGGTGACGGTGACGCCAATGACCAGGGAAGGATTGAAAACCGCTATTATTAAACCCGCCCAGCAGGTGGGTGTAGAGATTGAGTCAGATTTAGTCACTCAACTACTCTTAGATGTAGAGGATGCTGCCAGTTTGCCGTTGCTCCAGTTTATGTTAACTCAACTGTGGCAACGGCGTCCAGTGGATCGGTTAATGGTAGCCGAATATTATCGTTGGGGTAAGCTGCAAGGAACAATCGAAAAACACGCCAACCGTGTTTATCACTCGTTGTCGGATAATGAGAAAGAAATTGCCAAAGATATTTTTGGGGCGTTAATCCAATTAAATGAAAATGGTCAAGTTACGGCGCGACAAGTAGACCCGTCTGAATTAATCCTGAGTTTTAAAGTAAACTCTAGAAACCAATTCAAATCTGTAGAGACGTGCCATGGCACGTCTCATACTATGTCTGGGAACACAGAATCAGGTAAACTAGAGGAAAAGGTTAGCGCAGCGGGACACAGTTCAGTCGTTAACTCAAAACCATCCCCTCGAAGGTCGCGAAGGGTCAACACTCAACCCTCACTCAGGGCGGGTTTTGTACCAAGGTTACTATCAATAGCGAAACGAAAATTCCTAAACCCGCCCCTACACAATCAAAACTATGCCCTCGAAGATCGTGAAGGGTCAATACTCAACAATTTTTCCCCAACAAATGCGGTAAACGATTTCATTAGCGATCGCCATTCCACGAAAGCGGTAACAGCCGTAATGCAAAAATTAATTGATGCTGGCTTAATTGTTACTCACTCCGGAAAATGGAACCAAACCCTGGTAACGATTGCTCACGAATCCCTAATTCAGCATTGGTTAAAACTGCAGGAATGGGTCGAAGAAAAACGCCACGGGATGAGACTACAGCGCCAAATTGAAGCGGCGGCGATTGAGTGGCAAACTCAAGGAAAACCGCACCGATTTTTATCGGAGTTAACCCTAACTGAGGCAGAGTATTATCGAGATCATCTCCATTTATCTACGTTAGGACAAGACTTAATTCAGCAGAATCTCCAGCACAAAGGAACGCGACGAGGTTTAGCTAGGGGAGGATTAATTTTCGCGATCGCGCTATTGAGTCTGACCAGTGGGATGGGGATGAGCCGATGGTATAAAACGGCACAGATGGCTCAACGGGAACACTTGTATAAAAATGCCGCTACCGTCCAAAATTTGCTCCCAGTGGAACCGATTAAGGGATTATTACTGGCAATTGAAACAACGGGTCAAAGTTATGCTAAATTTCAGCACGTCGATCAGCGGATTGCGTCTAGTCTTTGGCAGGCAATTGAGGTAGCTAGAGAACGCGATCGCTTAGACCACGAATCAGCGGTTAATGCGGTCGCTTTTCATCCTGATAATCAAATCTTGGTCAGTGGAACGGAGGATGGTTTAGTTCATCTGTGGACGCGACAGGATAATTTAATTCGTCAATCCTTACCCGGACATAAAGATGAGGTGACAGGAGTTGCTGTTAGTCCCCAGGGACAGGTGATTGCTAGTAGTAGCCAGGATGGTAAAATTCGCTTGTGGACGGTTCCAGGTCAACCCCTAGGTCAGCCGTTTTTTGGACAAGATTGGATCACCTCAATAGCTTGGAGTCCAGACGGTCAATTTCTGGTCAGTGGTGGGAAAGATGGAACCGTTCAGGTGTGGAATCGCCAAGGTAATCCCATCGGTCAACCGTTCATCGGACATCAGGGAGTCGTTTTTACAGTGGCGTTTAGTCCGGATGGAGAAACGATTGCTAGTGGGAGTGGGGATGGTACGATTCGCGTATGGAATCGTCAGGGTCAACCCTTGGGTCAACCGTTTCGGGGACATGAGGGTGTGGTTTTTGACCTGGCGTTTAGTCCCAATGGTGAGAGGATTGTCAGTGGGGGACGCGATGGGACGGTACGCTTATGGAATCGTCAAGGTGAGTTAATCGGTGAACCTTGGCGAGGACATCAGGGAGTCGTTTTTGCGGTGGCGTTTAGTCCGGATGGGGAAACGATCGCCAGTGGTAGTGGGGATGGTACAATTCGCTTATGGAATTCTCAGGGTCAGTTACGGGGTCAACCATTACGGGGACATCAAGGTGCGGTGCGATCGCTGGCGTTTAGTCCGGATGGTGAGAGACTTGCCAGTGGTAGCCAGGATAAAACAGTACGCTTGTGGGATGTGCGGATTTTACCAGAACCGCAAGATTGGCAAACTGGGCTGCGGGTGGCGTGCGATCGCCTCGAAAATCATCCCGTTTTTGAACGTCCGCATCCGGCAAATACCCTATCTCGTGATATTTGTCAAGCTAAAGAATCAAGAACTCATCGTTAAGTATAGACTTGTAGCGAAACGAAAAGCACGACTGTTTCCCTCATCTCCCCCTCACCCCATCCTGACAGGTGTAGGTTTTTTATTTTATGGTTGGGACAAGACAAGGAGGACAAGGAAGGAAAGAAGACAAGGGGGAAAAACCGTACAGAATTCGGTTCGGTCAAACTAACTTCTAAAAGCCGAAACGCCCTATTTTTCGTTCTCACTCTTCCTTGTCTACGGTCGCTGAGCGAAGTCGAAGTGATGATCTACCTGTCTTCCAAGTCTAGCCTAAACCCCCATCTTAAAAAACCTACCCTTGTGAGCTCACCCCATCTCCCCCCCTCACCCTCTCACCCCATCTCCCCCTCACCCTCTCACCCCATCTCCCCAATACTTATTCAGCAAACCCTACTTATGCGATCGCATAAATCCCGCTATTCGCTGCACGGCTGTTTCTAGCACATCAGGTTCCTGCACCAAAGCAAAGCGGACATATCCTTCCCCAGCTTTGCCAAAACCTGCTCCTGGTGATGCAGCCACTCCAGTTTCCTCAACTAACTGGGTGCAGAATTGGATCGAATTTTTGTGCCAAGGTTGGGGTAATTTTGCCCAAATATACATCGTTGCTTGGGGAAGTGGAACCTGCCAACCGATACGGTTTAACGCCTGCACAAACGCATCCCGCCGTTTCTGAAACGTAGCTACCATCGCTTGCACACCATCTTGATTTCCCTGTAGTGCCGCGATCGCACCGTTTAAAATTCCGCGATACTGGTTAAAATCCACCACCGCCTTAATTTGGCGCAACGCCTTAATCAGTTGAGCATTGCCGATCGCATACCCAATGCGAAAGCCGCCCATATTATAGGATTTAGAAAAGGTAAAAAACTCAATCGAGATGTCTTTATTGGGGTCAGCTTGTAAAACAGAGGGCGCTAGGGCGTTAAGATTGGCGGGTGCTGTGCTATCTGGAGAAAATACCAAGTCAGCATAAGGGAAATCGTGAACCAGAACCACATCATGCTGACGACAAAAAGCCACCGCTTTCTGGAAAAACGATAACGGTGCGATCGCGCTGGTGGGATTATGGGGATAATTCAACACCATCATCCTAGCTTGGGCAAGGACAGAGGTAGGAATTTCTTCAAAAACAGGCAAAAACTGATTTTCTGCCAACAGAGGCATCGGATAGATTTGACCCCCTGCCAAATACACCCCACCGACATGAGACGGATACCCTGGATCAAGCAACAAGGCAAAATCACCGGGGTTGAGAATCGCTAAAGGTAAATGTGCCGTTCCCTCTTGGGAACCAATCAGAGGCAGAACCTCCGTTTCTGGGTCAACCGGAATACCAAATCGTTGGCTATACGCCTTAGCTACAGCCTGACGAAACGCTTGCGTCCCATGAAACAGTAAGTAACCATGAGTGCTAGGGTCATGCAGCGAAGCCTCAATAGCGGCAACGACGTGATCCGATGCCGATAAATCAGAGGAACCCAAAGATAGGTCAATAATATCTTGACCCAAGGCTTTAGCTTTTGCCTTCGCCTGATCCATATCAGCAAACACATTGGCTTGCAGGGGTTGTAAACGTTGAGCAAACTGCATGGTTTAGTTATTGCACAGGGAACAGGGAACAGGGCATCAATTCAGACGGGGCGGGTTTAGTGACATTTTTGTGGCAAAAAATGATAATTGTGAAACCCACCCCTACCACCGACAAGACTCAAAGCTCGTTGTCTATCATTTCCTGCAACTTTTGCTTCCCAATAGCACCTTCATGGAACTGGGCAACCTCTCCATTTTTAAAGAGTAAGAGTGAGGGGACTCCTTCGACGTTATACTGCTTCACAGTAACGGGATTTGGATCAACTTCCATCTTAGTCACTTTCAGGCGATCGCTATAATTCTCCGCAATCCAATTCACTGAGGGCGAGACGAGGCGGCAAGGTCCACACCAATTTGCCCACAGATACACTAGCACTGGCTTGTCAGCTTTTAAAACTTCAGTCTCAAAGTCCTGATCGGTAATCTCAAGTACGTTACTCACAACACCCTCCATCAACACAAATGACTACTCTAGCGAGACTCACTACTTCTTGACAATGGCTAACCGTTACCAAATGATCAGTCCTTGAGCCAGTTTTTTGAGGTTCTCTCGATCAGTCTAAGCCTTCAGGCGATCGCAAGAAAACATCAAAGGAAATGTCATGATTATGATGTAGAGACGCGCCTTGGCGCGTCTCTCTGATTGTTGATGACGCCTGATGCTTACAAATTGTCGATTTGCTTTCGCAGTTGTTCCAATTCGTCGTCAACTTCGGATTGGGGGGCAGCACCTGAGTCAGTTTTCTGCTCTGATGTGCCTTCTAAAGCGGGCTGAGAGACAGAACCACCGGATAGCTGGGCTTTCATTGCCGTCAACTCATCATCAACATCACTCCCCGATTCCAGGGCAGCAAATTGATTTTCTAAGTCAGCACCACCCAACTCATGAGCCGCTTGGGAACGGGCTTCGAGTTCCATCACTTTGTCTTCCATCCGCTCAAATGCCCCCATTGCCGAGCTAGTTCCCAAACGACCAAGGGTACTTTGTAACTGCTCATTGGCTTTGGCAGAGCTCGCCCGTGCCTTGAGCATATCTTTTTTGGTCTTCGCCTCAGAAATTTTGCTTTCCAAGGCAATTAGGTTACGCTTCAGGGTGTCTACTTGAGTCGTTTGCTGTTCAAGCTGACCTTTGAGGACATTGGCTGTATCAGCAACGGATTTTTTGCGCTGGAGTGCTTCCCGGGCTAGGGTTTCATCCCCTTTTTGCAGGGCAAGTTGGGCGCGTTGCTGCCAGTTATTGGCTTCGGATTGGTTTTTATTATATTGTTGCTCGGTACGTTTTTGGGTGGCAATGGATCGGGCAACGGCTTGGCGCAGTTGTACCAGATCTTCTTGCATGTCAATAATGGCTTGCTCCAGAATTTTTTCTGGGTCTTCAGCCTTGCTAACCATATCGTTAAGATTAGCTCTGACAACTCGGCTCAGGCGATCGAATAGTCCCATGACGCTGTTTATCCTCTCGGAATGTACAAACTAAGTATCAAGCAGGCTCTAAGCTTGGGAACCTGCTCAGGGGTCAATTTTGTGGAATAGAGGCTCTCCTGCCTTTTGGAGAAAGCACTGGGTTAATGTAATTGAAACATTCATCAAATTATGGTATTCAGACAGGAGGCTATTTATCTAGTGTAAAAACTTCCAGCTCAATAGTGCTAGGACATCGGTCAAGAAACCCGGTTTCTTTGGGTGAAAGCTTGATATTTCGTTGTCATCCTCACCAGAAACCCAATTTCTCATAATACTTTGGATGTGCCATGGCACGTCTGTGGGCATCAACTAGGATTTATCCAGATCAGAACGCAGTTTTTCTAGTTCTGCCTCGATCTCCGC harbors:
- a CDS encoding PspA/IM30 family protein; its protein translation is MGLFDRLSRVVRANLNDMVSKAEDPEKILEQAIIDMQEDLVQLRQAVARSIATQKRTEQQYNKNQSEANNWQQRAQLALQKGDETLAREALQRKKSVADTANVLKGQLEQQTTQVDTLKRNLIALESKISEAKTKKDMLKARASSAKANEQLQSTLGRLGTSSAMGAFERMEDKVMELEARSQAAHELGGADLENQFAALESGSDVDDELTAMKAQLSGGSVSQPALEGTSEQKTDSGAAPQSEVDDELEQLRKQIDNL
- a CDS encoding nSTAND1 domain-containing NTPase, translating into MNRQALIVGINTYDTQHLKNLTSPTKDANAIAQLLIDRGNVEVRRIPAFNTPVDSTTPIRVTLTQLEAALVQLLLPEGNTIPDTVLLYFSGYGLCKNQDRQTSFLATSDINPNRGNWGLSLSWLRDLLQQSPVREQIIWLDCYCNDEGFDLTQADPGYRGQGYSRCFIATCQSQRDGERGKWGDKDNLQTRQLNPTESNHYSQLASILLLGLDSSKHPPGWVTNYTLVELINQLSPPLIFANAGNPILLIRTRETDPESLPALPPSAPERFCPYKGLAYFDYKNEDPQYFYGRETLTDKLLEHIRTNNFLAVIGTCGSGKSSLIRAGLLHQLQRGQRLSGTQEWLTLIFQPGEHPLQNLARSFINPHNPERDYQFAQTMKLIQMGAVGLGIVVRTRAEKQRLVLVVDQFEQVFTCCQDETERQQFFDCLLGGLERTDNQLCLVIGMRTDFLSHCATYPELIQKIQALMVTVTPMTREGLKTAIIKPAQQVGVEIESDLVTQLLLDVEDAASLPLLQFMLTQLWQRRPVDRLMVAEYYRWGKLQGTIEKHANRVYHSLSDNEKEIAKDIFGALIQLNENGQVTARQVDPSELILSFKVNSRNQFKSVETCHGTSHTMSGNTESGKLEEKVSAAGHSSVVNSKPSPRRSRRVNTQPSLRAGFVPRLLSIAKRKFLNPPLHNQNYALEDREGSILNNFSPTNAVNDFISDRHSTKAVTAVMQKLIDAGLIVTHSGKWNQTLVTIAHESLIQHWLKLQEWVEEKRHGMRLQRQIEAAAIEWQTQGKPHRFLSELTLTEAEYYRDHLHLSTLGQDLIQQNLQHKGTRRGLARGGLIFAIALLSLTSGMGMSRWYKTAQMAQREHLYKNAATVQNLLPVEPIKGLLLAIETTGQSYAKFQHVDQRIASSLWQAIEVARERDRLDHESAVNAVAFHPDNQILVSGTEDGLVHLWTRQDNLIRQSLPGHKDEVTGVAVSPQGQVIASSSQDGKIRLWTVPGQPLGQPFFGQDWITSIAWSPDGQFLVSGGKDGTVQVWNRQGNPIGQPFIGHQGVVFTVAFSPDGETIASGSGDGTIRVWNRQGQPLGQPFRGHEGVVFDLAFSPNGERIVSGGRDGTVRLWNRQGELIGEPWRGHQGVVFAVAFSPDGETIASGSGDGTIRLWNSQGQLRGQPLRGHQGAVRSLAFSPDGERLASGSQDKTVRLWDVRILPEPQDWQTGLRVACDRLENHPVFERPHPANTLSRDICQAKESRTHR
- a CDS encoding LL-diaminopimelate aminotransferase — translated: MQFAQRLQPLQANVFADMDQAKAKAKALGQDIIDLSLGSSDLSASDHVVAAIEASLHDPSTHGYLLFHGTQAFRQAVAKAYSQRFGIPVDPETEVLPLIGSQEGTAHLPLAILNPGDFALLLDPGYPSHVGGVYLAGGQIYPMPLLAENQFLPVFEEIPTSVLAQARMMVLNYPHNPTSAIAPLSFFQKAVAFCRQHDVVLVHDFPYADLVFSPDSTAPANLNALAPSVLQADPNKDISIEFFTFSKSYNMGGFRIGYAIGNAQLIKALRQIKAVVDFNQYRGILNGAIAALQGNQDGVQAMVATFQKRRDAFVQALNRIGWQVPLPQATMYIWAKLPQPWHKNSIQFCTQLVEETGVAASPGAGFGKAGEGYVRFALVQEPDVLETAVQRIAGFMRSHK
- the cobJ gene encoding precorrin-3B C(17)-methyltransferase; this translates as MLLFQDFHPLVAIATTPTAAQTLQPLCHSAGGTLWLPESLHTSEQNNDPTVSFYQGSLKSHIASLWQNHRAFIFGLATGAVVRLIAPLLQDKSSDPAVIVVDETGQFVISLCSGHQGKADQLTRMIALQLGATPILTGGSTGLNLPAVDMVGIPFGWQRGEGDWTGVSAAVAKGERVEVIQEVGSTLWQNHLPSGHPFVFDADEETVDVNSANSQSINARIWISFTQRRFSPDSDLPKVQWHPRVLWVGIGCERGTSRELIETAIIQTCQRHHLALSAIAGIATIDIKASEVGLVEFCQAHDFPLRTFPAKVLRSVTVPTPSTVVDQAVGSPSVAEAAALVCSERFSACSERFSASDTNVPTTNLLVKKQIVRADDQPGAVTVAIAVAEQEYTGRIGQLLLVGMGPGQLDQITPAAKTALSQADAVIGYSLYIDLISPILHPGQIIESLPITQERQRAQRAIELAQWGLTVAVVSSGDCGIYGMAGLVLEELKAQGWDGKTPRVQVFPGITALQAAASRVGAPLMHDFCAISLSNLLTPWDVIEKRLNAAAQADFVIALYNPRSRTRIEQLTIAHRILLQYRSPQTPVAIVRSAYREDEKITLSTLDKLLDIPIDMLTTVLIGNQSTRLHGDWMITPRGYYRF
- the trxA gene encoding thioredoxin; this encodes MSNVLEITDQDFETEVLKADKPVLVYLWANWCGPCRLVSPSVNWIAENYSDRLKVTKMEVDPNPVTVKQYNVEGVPSLLLFKNGEVAQFHEGAIGKQKLQEMIDNEL